GTGCCAGGGCGAGCGGCGGGTGGAAGTGGCCGAGCGGCAGGCCGAGCCGGGCGCCGCCCCATGCGAGGGTGGCGCCGCCGATGCCGCCGAGGCTGTACGCGGCGTGGAAGCCGAGCACGATGCTCCGCCCGTACGCCTGCTGGAGGGTGACGCCGCGCATGTTCATGGACGCGTCGAGCGCGCCGACGGCGAGGCCGAACACGGCGAGGGCGGCGCCCAGCTGCCATGCCCGCGTGCCGAGGCCGACTCCCGCGAGGGCGAGGAGCACGAGCGGCTGGGCCCATCGCAGGACGGTGGTGACGGGGACGCGGGCGACGAGGGCGCCGGTCGCGGCGCTGCCGACCCCGGCGAGCACGGGCACTCCGCCGAGGTAGGCGGGCAGGAGGGCGTCCGGGATGCCGTACTGCTGCTGGACGGCCGGGATGCGGGTGACGAGCAGCGCGAACGCGGCGCCTTGGACGAGGAACGTGAGGGTCAGCGCGCGCCGCCCGCGCCGCAGCCGCGCATCGGTCATGGCCGGAAAGGGTACGGCGGTGGTCAGCCGCTGGACAGGTCTGTCACAGGACGAGCGCGGGGAGCTGGGCCATGTCGTCGAAGTAGCCGTTCGCGCCGGGAAGTTCGCCGGGGCCGCTCATGGCGGTGAAGGCGTACACGTCCATGCCGGCGGCTCGGGCCGCCTGGATGCCGAGGGCGCTGTCCTCGATGACGACGCACCGGTCGGGGGCGACGCCCATCCGCTGGGCGGCGTGGAGGAACAGGTCGGGGGCGGGCTTGCCCCGGCCGACGTCCTGGGAGCTGAACACGACGTCGGGTGTGAACCACAGGTCGAGCCCGGTCTTGCGGTGTCCGACGCGGATGCGTTCGTGGCTGCCGGAGGAGGCGACGCAGTAGGGCACGCCGTCGGCGGTGAGCTTGCCGAGGACGTCGGTCACTCCGCCGACGGCGGTGAGGTCGCGTTCGAAGGCGGCGAAGACGCGGGCGTGGAAGGTCGCGTCGAAGTCGTCGGGCAGGCGCTGTCCGGTCCGTTCGAGGATCGTGTCGTGGACGCGGTGCATGGCCCCGCCCATGTAGTCGCGGAGCGAGTCCTCGTACGTGGTGGGGTGCCCCAGCTCGGTGAGGTAGCCGGCCAGGATGGCGTTGGACAGGGGTTCGCTGTCGACGAGCACGCCGTCGTTGTCGAATATGACCAGGTCGTAGCGCATGGAAGCCACCCTAGACGCAAAAAAGCCCCGGCCCCGAGAAACATGGTTTCTCGGGGCCGGGGCCCAATATTTGTTCGGCGGCGTCCTACTCTCCCACAGGGTCCCCCCTGCAGTACCATCGGCGCTGAAAGGCTTAGCTTCCGGGTTCGGAATGTAACCGGGCGTTTCCCTAACGCTATGACCACCGAAACACTATGAAGATGAACTCAACCAGCCAAACGGGAGTTCGTTACTTCAGAACTAACACAGTGGACGCGAGCAACTGAGGACAAGCCCTCGGCCTATTAGTACCGGTCAACTCCACCCATCACTGGGCTTCCATATCCGGCCTATCAACCCAGTCGTCTACTGGGAGCCTTACCCTCTCAAGGAGGTGGGAATACTCATCTCGAAGCAGGCTTCCCGCTTAGATGCTTTCAGCGGTTATCCCTCCCGAACGTAGCCAACCAGCCATGCCCTTGGCAGAACAACTGGCACACCAGAGGTTCGTCCGTCCCGGTCCTCTCGTACTAGGGACAGCCCTTCTCAATATTCCTACGCGCACAGCGGATAGGGACCGAACTGTCTCACGACGTTCTAAACCCAGCTCGCGTACCGCTTTAATGGGCGAACAGCCCAACCCTTGGGACCGACTCCAGCCCCAGGATGCGACGAGCCGACATCGAGGTGCCAAACCATCCCGTCGATATGGACTCTTGGGGAAGATCAGCCTGTTATCCCCGGGGTACCTTTTATCCGTTGAGCGACGGCGCTTCCACAAGCCACCGCCGGATCACTAGTCCCGACTTTCGTCCCTGCTCGACCCGTCGGTCTCACAGTCAAGCTCCCTTGTGCACTTACACTCAACACCTGATTGCCAACCAGGCTGAGGGAACCTTTGGGCGCCTCCGTTACCCTTTAGGAGGCAACCGCCCCAGTTAAACTACCCATCAGACACTGTCCCTGATCCGGATCACGGACCCAGGTTAGACATCCAGCACGACCAGAGTGGTATTTCAACGGCGACTCCACCATGACTGGCGTCACAGCTTCAAAGTCTCCCACCTATCCTACACAAGCCGAACCGAACACCAATATCAAACTGTAGTAAAGGTCCCGGGGTCTTTCCGTCCTGCTGCGCGAAACGAGCATCTTTACTCGTAGTGCAATTTCACCGGGCCTATGGTTGAGACAGTCGAGAAGTCGTTACGCCATTCGTGCAGGTCGGAACTTACCCGACAAGGAATTTCGCTACCTTAGGATGGTTATAGTTACCACCGCCGTTTACTGGCGCTTAAGTTCTCAGCTTCGCCTGGACGAATCCAAGCTAACCGGTCCCCTTAACGTTCCAGCACCGGGCAGGCGTCAGTCCGTATACATCGCCTTACGGCTTCGCACGGACCTGTGTTTTTAGTAAACAGTCGCTTCTCGCTGGTCTCTGCGGCCACCCCCAGCTCCGGAGGTAAACTCCATCACCAGGCGTGGCCCCCCTTCTCCCGAAGTTACGGGGGCATTTTGCCGAGTTCCTTAACCATAGTTCACCCGAACGCCTCGGTATTCTCTACCTGACCACCTGAGTCGGTTTAGGGTACGGGCCGCCATGAAACTCGCTAGAGGCTTTTCTCGACAGCATAGGATCATCCACTTCACCACAATCGGCTCGGCATCAGGTCTCAGACTATGTGTCACGCGGATTTGCCTACGTGACGTCCTACACCCTTACCCCGGGACAACCACCGCCCGGGCTGGACTACCTTCCTGCGTCACCCCATCGCTCACCTACTACCAGTCTGGGCCACCGGCTCCACCACTCCGTGCTTGTCCGAAGACGCACACGGCGGTTTCACGGGCTTAGCATCGCTGGGTTCAGCGCTGGCGCTTCAAAGCGGGTACCGGAATATCAACCGGTTGTCCATCGACTACGCCTGTCGGCCTCGCCTTAGGTCCCGACTTACCCTGGGCAGATCAGCTTGACCCAGGAACCCTTAGTCAATCGGCGCACACGTTTCTCACGTGTGTATCGCTACTCATGCCTGCATTCTCACTCGTGAACCGTCCACAACTCGCTTCCGCGGCTGCTTCACCCGGCACACGACGCTCCCCTACCCATCCCAGCGGGCGTTGGCCCTCATGCTGGAATGACACGACTTCGGCGGTACGCTTGAGCCCCGCTACATTGTCGGCGCGGAATCACTTGACCAGTGAGCTATTACGCACTCTTTCAAGGGTGGCTGCTTCTAAGCCAACCTCCTGGTTGTCTCTGCGACTCCACATCCTTTCCCACTTAGCGTACGCTTAGGGGCCTTAGTCGATGCTCTGGGCTGTTTCCCTCTCGACCATGGAGCTTATCCCCCACAGTCTCACTGCCGCGCTCTCACTTACCGGCATTCGGAGTTTGGCTAAGGTCAGTAACCCGGTAGGGCCCATCGCCTATCCAGTGCTCTACCTCCGGCAAGAAACACACGACGCTGCACCTAAATGCATTTCGGGGAGAACCAGCTATCACGGAGT
This genomic window from Streptomyces thermolilacinus SPC6 contains:
- a CDS encoding HAD family hydrolase is translated as MRYDLVIFDNDGVLVDSEPLSNAILAGYLTELGHPTTYEDSLRDYMGGAMHRVHDTILERTGQRLPDDFDATFHARVFAAFERDLTAVGGVTDVLGKLTADGVPYCVASSGSHERIRVGHRKTGLDLWFTPDVVFSSQDVGRGKPAPDLFLHAAQRMGVAPDRCVVIEDSALGIQAARAAGMDVYAFTAMSGPGELPGANGYFDDMAQLPALVL